From the genome of Pogoniulus pusillus isolate bPogPus1 chromosome 23, bPogPus1.pri, whole genome shotgun sequence:
ATCTGAAATTCATAAAAATGGAATTACagttgcagagcagcaggaattTCATTATGGAGAGACAAGCAGTCTGAATGACACTGAAATGAAGAAAACTGTCACATCAGGCATAAATTGCTTTCTGTACTTGTGATGGGTGAAGCCAGAGCTTAGTTTCTTCCCAGCAACACTCTGCCCCTCATCCCAGGCTGCATCTTGACATTAGACACACATACGAACAAGGACATCCTCTGGAAGTGGACTAATGACTTGAAAAACCCTTTTAActcaggcaggcacaggcaTGTTTAAGGAGAGCTGCAATTAATTCCTTACTCTTGCATCCCCCCCTGTGAAAAGCTGTTACACTATTTGTGCTTGCCAAGGCCATAGAAGTGTCTCCCCTTCCTGCAATTAtagctctgtgattctccttACTGCACGTCTCTGCCCTTCTGCCTAAACCCCAAAATGTCATAAATAAATAATTCAGTTTCCAAAAGTAGTCACTTATAAAGAGCAAGTAGTAAATTCCTCCTATATAGGCATCAGAAGGCTTTGGGAAGGACTTCAGAGTGGCACACATTCACatccagcagcagaactggTTTCCTAGTAAAGTGCAATGCCTTTTTTAATTAATGTTTCCACTTTATCTGATATGTACTTTATTGACCCCCATGGATCAAGCAGTTAGGCTGAGTCCATTTATGAGTAGAGAACCTTTGCTTCAGATAGCAGAGTCGCTGCCTGGAGTGGAAGGAATCCCTGAGTTCCCCTGGTCAAAAGAAGCAGTTTCATATCTACCTGCTTTGCTAGATGAAATACAGTTGCCAGCCTTTTATTGATGTCTGTGTCCTGGATCCTGTTGGCAGGGAAGTTATTTCAACCTTTGTTCCCAGTTGATTTTCTTCACTTTAGAGTCCTTTCTTGAAAATACAGTTTCTCTTGGTAGATATTGACCAGGATTTAAACAATTTTGTGGGTAGCAAACTTtcaaaacaaaagcattttgCATTTAGTGAGGATCGGTTGAGTAAACTCCAAAAGCTGGCTCTGAGGTATCAGTGCTCTTAACTGACAAGTTGCTGCTTTGCCTTTGGACAGGAGATGTCATTGAATTCCATGGTCCAGAGGGAACAGGAAAAACAGAAATGCTTTATCACCTAATAGCCCGCTGCATCACTCcaaaagcaggaggaggactgGAGGTGGAAGTCATCTTCATCGACACAGATTACCACTTCGATATGCTTCGTCTGGTCACCATTCTTGAGCACAGGTTGGCTCAACGGACAGAAGAAATGGTaaagcagtgcctggggaggctCTTTCTTGTGAACTGCAATAGCAGCACTCAGTTACTCCTCACTCTATACTCTTTGGAAAACATGTTTTGCTCTCAcccctctctctgccttttgaTTTTAGATAGCATATCAGCTTTTTACTGGATAGACAGAAGCAATGGAGGGGAGAGTCCTAACTTGCAGGAGATCAACCTGAAGAGCTGTGCCAACTTGCTTGCAAAGCTTGTAAGAGAGCATCACTTAGCCCTCTTTGCAACAACACAGACACTTATGCAGAGATCTGCAAATGCTGCGGaaagcttttttccttccaaacTGCAGCACGAAACTGATACCGACTATAGACCTTATCTTTGTAAATCATGGCAACAAATGGTGACCCACAGGATATTTTTCTCTAAGCAATGTAATTCTGGCAACAGCAAAGCTTTTACAGTCAGTTCTTGCCACCTCAAAAGCAGCCATGTAGTAAAACGTTCGTTTAGCGTTGCAGAACGTGGAGTTCAGTTTTaacttcagtttgcttttaTAAGATGTAGCAAGTCCTGATGCTTAAGGCTTGGTTAGATTTAAGCTGGGTTTAGTACCTTTTAAACCAGTTGGTTGTTGTTGGGAGATTAAGAATTTTTTGTTATGTTTTGTTAAAATTCAGTGGAAGTCAAAAAATGGTGAAAGTTTTTGGATTACTGTAGATGTTCAGTCCAAACTAGTGTGGAATGTTGAAATGACTTGTTTCTGCTTAATGCATAAAGAGATTAAATCAAGAAAACATTAACCAAAGTCATTGGTCATATCCTTCAGCAGTCTAACCAATGTGATATGCAGCCAAACACACTGAGTTAGTTCCTGGGTCTTACTGCTATACACACCTCCTCTTCCCAGCCACAGAAACAGGAGCCTCACTGTCCATGAGGGAGACCGCTAAAAGGTGAGCTCcttataaatcatagaatagaatcatagaatggtttaagttggaagagatctcaaagctcatccagctccaaccccctgacatatgcagggacatctcccaccagaacaggttgttcaaggcctcatccaacctggccttgaacacctccagggagggagcatccacagcctccctgggcaacctgtgccagtgtctcaccaccctcactgcaaacaaccctttcctgacatctagtttcaatctctcctctgccagttcaaacccattccttctcgtcctttcattacaagaccttctcagtagtccctccccagccttcctgtatgtccccttcagatactggaaggccactgtaagttctcctcgaagccttctccaggctgcagcgtgccaactctctcagcctgtcttcatagcagagctgctgcagccctctgagcattttggtggcctcctctggactggctccagcagttccatgtctccagaactgcacccaggactgcaggtggggtctgaggagagcagagccaaggggcagaatcccttcccttgccctgctggccatgctgctcttgacccagcacacagttgctgtctgggctgcatgtgctcaCTGCAGGCTCACATTGAGTTTTTTCATCGACCCAGACCCtagatccttttcctcagggctgctctcagtcatttGCCATTGGTCTTGGTTTACTCCCAGTAGCCCAGGGCATATGAAATACATCTCCAAACTTTGCCTGAAGAGGGTTCATTTTGATAGCCTTTTAAATAGCAGTAATCCAGACCGTGCTTCTGCAAGCTCACAGCCTCGTTGTTTCCATTAGCCTGTGCCTGGAGAAGCAAAGACTGCAGGTGTTTTGACCCTTACAGACATCTGGGTTTGAAGAATCTGCAGCTATTGCAGGAGTGGAGGCCTGATTTCCATAACTGAAGGAAAGACCCAGTCTGGATCCCTGTGAGTTTGTGCTGCGTGCAGTAAAGGGTTCAGTCTTTGAAACAATGTGGGCTATAGGTTGTTTTGGGTGTGTTGGGGTGTTTATTGTTGGGGGTTTTCAGATGTATGCACAGACAGATTATTTTTTGTCTCTACCCTCCcacttctttcccttcccccgcTCTCTCTAAGAAATCCAGGAATGCCATGCCTCTGGTCTTTGCCAAGATGTACTTGCCACATGCAGAACACTTGTGTGCAGGATTTGGCGTGCAACGTGTTGCAGTTTTGGCAAAGAAGATTCAGAACTTATGGGAAATGCCCTACAGTTCTGGAAAAGAATACCATATTATTTATTAACCTAGAGTGCCCTCTGAAAGCTTCAAAGTGctttacagaaaagaaaattgCAGCCAGCACATTATTTAATACAAAAACTTGCATTAGCTTACAGATTTAAATTACTCAAACGAGGGGGAAATATTTCTCACAGCAATATTCGTTCAGTCTTGTTGTGCAGCACATTTCAGATTGAGCAGATTATTAACAAAAATGCATAGTAAGTATCTAGCACAGCATCTTTTTGAGGAAGATGCCTAAAAACTGTCATTTCTTGACTTCTGGAGCCAGCTTTTTCAAGCTGAGTGTGTATCTGGAGTCCCAGCTGTGCACGCTCCTTGTGCATACCCAGGCTTCCCTGTGCTGAGCCAGGAATGTCTGTCTGTACTGCACTCTGTACAGTTTGGCATCTCTCTGATTTGGCTGAATTTTTGGAGAGGCAATGAGTGTCCTACCCTCAACAGCAGCCACTACCAAAGTTTTTGGGAGGGGCATGATAATAATCCATTTTCAGTGTAACACTCCTCCAGCCTCGCCCAATATGGGCTCCAGACCCCAACCTGTGGTCAGACCAGCGTTGGATGCCCACTGATCAGACCTATCCTCCAGGAGTTCCTCCAATCCACTTTTAACTTATTTAGCCTCTTGGGTTCTACTGTGAGTgacctttgatcacattgggtgattctgtgctccacaacccctctgagcaacctgtgccagtgtctcacagcaaacaaccctttcttaacatctactttgaatctcccctctgctactttaaacccattcctcctcatcctgtcattacaagaccttgtcaagagtccctccccagccttcctgtaggcccttttcagatactggaaggccactccaagatctcctccaagccttcccttctccaggctgcagagccccaactcttgtagcctgtcctcatagcagagctgctgcaggcctctgaTCTTCAAAATGTGAACATTACAGAACTGTGTAACTTCTACAACAAGAGGCCACattctgctggagaagagagctccactGAGGATTAACTGCTGCATAAAATCATACTAAAAAATATGTTtgaggaaaaaaccccaacccacaaTGGAAGTGTTTGGGCATTCCCGtctggaagaagaaaagcttttaTGTTACTCACAATGTAGTTTGTATTTTGCATTGTGCTACCAAAGCAATGCTTCAACTGAAATGAAGCCAAAGTTCTAATTGATCAAAAAGAGCACCTCAGGAAATTTTGAAATTTCCcagttttatttttactttgaaTGCAGACAGCTTTTTTTAATTCCCTGCTAATTGTAATATTCATGCTCTGCACATTTGTTTTAGATGAAGAGCAAGcctggctgccagagctgctcactATTTGCATATCCCTGCAAGTTTGCAGCAGCTATAGGCTGTATGCAGTCTGGGAGTGTATGGACCTTCTTCTCTGCCAAAAGTATGCCAGTTGGAAAAATGAACCTTTAGGATACAAGTCTAAGAAAGATGGAGTGATAAAGGACCTGGGAAACAGCAGTTTTGTTTGTACCTTAATGAGCTGTGGGTATTAAAAATGGGTTTcccctttttgttgttgttgtaattGCATATCATTCAGTGCAAAGACAGGGTGCCTGTATTCCTACTCTGTAATTTATCCAGGTGTTCCTTAGAGATGAAAATCCTTCCCATGGCAGTGTCGTTGTGCTTCAGCTCAGTGAGGTATTACTGATTTTGTAGGCATAGGAACTTCTTACATTCCACAGAAGTTTTGTTCCTTGTTTCATATGCAACATCAAATTAAAGCAACCAGCTTAAAATAAAGAACTGCttcaccctttttttttgtgtgttgagAAGAGAGCTTTTCACTGAAACCAAATTAAGGTATTCTGTAGATGTTCTGTTACTTTTAAAGCAGAGCAGTATTTCTGTGGACACCTGGAAAGGAAGTGTCACTTCTGTATTCAGCAAAACGTTCTTTGTATTCCTAGACATTTTACAGAGCAAATAAATTCCAAGTAACAGTTTGCTTGGCTTGGGTTTAGTACTTGCACATAAAATTCaggtttcctttttcttcataACTAATACCTGCCACTTCATTTGCCACGAATGGCAGAAGGTAAAGGTCCTCATCCAGTTGTGTTCTTACAAAAGCAGAAGACAATACCACTTTGATGGCTGCCGGGCATTAGGCTTGGACCATGTCCTGAAGAGGAACATGGCATTTTAGTGATtttctgtgtctgctctaatCATTGTCTCTTGAACCTCTCTATTCAAATGCATTTTTGATACACTAATACCATACCGGGCCAATGGGCAACATTATTGTGCAACCAGCAAGCCTAATGCCAAACATTATACCCACCTGAGGAGAAAGCCTTGCTGTGTCTCCAGAGTCAGACTTGTGCAGAGTTGCAGTGAACTCACCTGTGTATAAGATGCTTTGTTGTTTCCAGCAACTGTAGAAGAGCAGAGGAGTTGTCCATTTTGTGAAGGGGAAAACACTGGGATTGCTTGGAAGCTTTTGGGAGTGGAAAAAGCTTTCAGAGCAAGAAGCATCAGTACAACACATCTGTGTGATCTTCTGGATAGAAAAGTCTGATGCCCTGCAGCAGTTTCTGAGTTTAAAGGTCTAGCTGTCCTGGTGCCTGAAAGAAGACAAGAGAGTAGCACTGAGTATGAATAATGGCAGTGTGACAAAAAGAGTCTTGGAATGTTAACTAATGTCTCTCCTGCTAAAGCTTTCAAATAAAAGCTTGGCCATAGCTAACCTGTGGGTTCTTCCCACCAAAGGATGAAACTGGTGGTGGATTCCACTATGTAGATGCTgtaacataaaatcatagaatgatctgggttggaaggggccataAAGATCATCTGATTCTAAAACCCCTGCCTtgaacagggacaccttccactagtgCAAGTgactcaaagccccatccaacctggccttgaccacTTTCAGTGAGGGGgctttcacagcctctctgagcggcttgttccagtgtctcaccactctcacactgaagaatttcctctttGTCTCtaacttaaatctcccctctttccttTTGAAACTGTTAcccctcaccctatcactgCATTCCCTGATAAAGAGTCTCTCCTtgtctttcctgtaggccccctttaagtactagaaggctgctgtaaggtctccctggagccttttcttctccatactTATAATGAAGATATAAAcccctgctcctctggacccaggAGGAATTAAATGTAAAAACAGACTTCCTttttaaatgtttctttttttcccctgcagctctAGGCACCTTCCCAACAGTCAGCAGTTAGCTCCAAAAGCACTCACAGCTTTCTGTGTCAGGACCATGCTTTCCTGGAAAGGCAGAGTCTGCCCTTTGCTGGGTTGACACCTCTCTCCCCAGTGCAGACTGGGAGATCTGCACAGAAAGGATGGCACCCGTGTGCACATCACTGGGTAAATAGCTTTGGAGACTTGGTCCTGCTTGTGGGCAGGAGCAATGTCagctggagtagatgattttGAAGAAACGTGGCTGTGACTTTCCTTGGGAAAAGTTTGGCAgccttccctctgctttcccacgCTGCTTTGCATCCTGCCCCAACCAACTGGTTGGTGTACCTGTGTGGGCCTCAGTGCTCAAGGGTAGCTGTGACAAGACGTCACCGCCTTGCCaaatgctgctgagcagccatgCTCTGGATCTTGGCACTCTCCTACTGCAGGAGTTGGCACAACCAGTAGGGGGTTTAATTTAAACCATTTGCCAAGTTTCTTTCTCACACCTCTACCTGGGCCTGTGCTAAAGACCTCGTAGCCCTGGGAGGCAtgtgaaagagaagaaataacTAGGCTTTGAGTGCAAGACAAGGTTTGCAGGCCACTGCTCAGAAAAGAGGCCAAGGAAAGCCAGGAGGTTCAGGCCTGAGAGGGACCAGGGAAGGCCTGGGAAGGTGCTGTATGAGGAatgcctgagagagctggggatgttcagccttgagaaaatAAACCTTGTCACCATGTTCCAGTACTTACAAGGTGGCTGTAAAGAAGATGGAGACTGCCTTTTTTAACGAGGAGTCACATGGAaaagatgaggggcagtgggtacAAGGCAGTCCTGAGGGCAGTCTGATCAGACGTGAGAGGAAGGTTTTTCACAACAAGGACAATCAGCCGCTGGAATAATCTCCCCTGGGAAGCGGTTTTGGACCAAATGATTcttgagaacccttccaacctggcattctgtgactgcagaAGTAAACAAGGCACCATGTGGCACACCACAATTCACAAGGCACAAGAAAAATGAGTCCCAGAGAGCCCCACCACTTGCTATAAACAGCATTAGCAGAATCAAACACCTCCCACATCCTCCCAGGGAATATCAGATGGGATTTTAGGTACAGAAATTACTAGAGCATGTCCCAGACATTATAAGGTCAGGAGAACCTCCTCACTGCTTTGCACAGTAGCAGTTGTGCCCTTCCAGCTGCATATCAGGAGGAGCCTGATAGTTTGTGTTAATGCCTTAACTTTCTGGTTCTGCAGTGGGACTGCTGCCACTGTTTGCACTTTGATTACCATGTTTGTCAGTGGTGCCTTTCTGAAAAGAAAGTCACATTTTGTGCAGTTGCACAGGAGGCTGTATTTTCACCTGTGAGGAGAAAGGAATTATGCTGTTAATGAACTTGAAGAAAGTGCTATAGGGCAGCTGCACAAGGCAGTGAGGTTACCgaagccagcagagccagctgtTGGGATGCCCCGTGCAGGGCGAGGAGAGGACTCACTGTCTTTAATATCCGCTTTGGTCTTCAAAATAGGCTGATTGTTTAACCCTGTTCGCACCGAAACTCACAGGCTGACACTTGGCAGCCCTTCCCACTGCCTGATGTGGCCTGCAGGAGCGCTCGGAGCTTATTAAGCCTGAAGTCCCTGGCCGAAGACAACAACTCGCACGTCCCCGTCCCTCGGAGCAGATGCACAGAAGTATTTGCTAGCGCAGTTGCTGCTTTTGCGGAGCTGTCCTGTGGGATGCCGTAAGCATCCTGACAACTGGCTGAACTTCTCTCGCTCCCGCAGGTGTGGCTCAATAgaacagcagcctgtgctgctggaggcaggcagggctcgACTGCCCCGGGtctgctgctcagcctcccgggggcactgctggctgctcacCGCTCGGGCAGGGTTTCATCCCCTACCGCCGCAGGGGAGCGAGACCCTCCTGGGTTCAGAAGGGAAATCCTCCTGCGCCCCATTGCCATCGCAGTTGCCACAGTAGCAAACCAGCCTTTCTCAGCAGTGGAAAGGGGAACTTCTGACATCTCTCAGGTCTTTGCTGGTTGCAGAACAACTCGCGCTGATGTTAATAAACACCCCAGTGACCGAGCGCCAGCCCCACAGCCCCGAGGagtccagcccagctcctgaaGGGACATTCCTCCTAGCACAGGGAGAGCAGCCGTGTCTCCTCCATAGAGCACAATGATCCTATGTGGTGGCAGTGACTCCTGAGCACTGTCCCGGAGTACAGAAGCCACCAGGCAAAGCTCTTTCTCTCACCGTGAAGTCACTTCTGGTTTCTAAAGAAGCTAGCGTGGTTTGGATGCTCTGAA
Proteins encoded in this window:
- the XRCC2 gene encoding DNA repair protein XRCC2, giving the protein MADALRRAESGTQLLARLEGRSSLKNLEPYLFAEEGSPVHGDVIEFHGPEGTGKTEMLYHLIARCITPKAGGGLEVEVIFIDTDYHFDMLRLVTILEHRLAQRTEEMVKQCLGRLFLVNCNSSTQLLLTLYSLENMFCSHPSLCLLILDSISAFYWIDRSNGGESPNLQEINLKSCANLLAKLVREHHLALFATTQTLMQRSANAAESFFPSKLQHETDTDYRPYLCKSWQQMVTHRIFFSKQCNSGNSKAFTVSSCHLKSSHVVKRSFSVAERGVQF